Proteins found in one Triticum aestivum cultivar Chinese Spring chromosome 4D, IWGSC CS RefSeq v2.1, whole genome shotgun sequence genomic segment:
- the LOC123100630 gene encoding CASP-like protein 5B3, whose amino-acid sequence MKRIVGSPGTWSGMALRLSQCFFAAASSLAMCSAFGFSNYSAYFYMNLVLIVQLLWSLYLACQDIFSMRNNRDLHAPDILLFFVIIDWAMAILMFSGFCASASVTIFFIKDMNFCAEYSRLDCSQFTLSVTLAFITWLLQAASSFSGFWLLISFF is encoded by the exons ATGAAGCGCATAGTGGGGAGCCCAGGGACATGGAGCGGCATGGCGCTGCGCCTGTCGCAGtgcttcttcgccgccgcatctTCCCTTGCCATGTGCTCCGCTTTCGGCTTCTCCAACTACAGCGCCTACTT CTACATGAATCTAGTGTTGATCGTGCAGCTTTTGTGGAGTTTGTACTTGGCTTGTCAGGATATATTTTCTATGAGGAATAACAGGGATCTTCATGCCCCGGATATTCTATTGTTCTTTGTTATCATTGATTGG GCAATGGCGATTCTCATGTTCTCGGGATTCTGTGCCTCTGCCAGCGTGACGATTTTCTTCATCAAGGATATGAACTTCTGCGCGGAATACTCGCGGCTGGACTGCAGTCAGTTCACACTTTCAGTCACTCTGGCGTTCATTACATGGTTGTTGCAAGCTGCGTCTTCTTTCTCTGGGTTCTGGCTACTGATTTCCTTCTTCTAG